GGAAGAGCCTGATTTCTTAACCCTCTCAGAACCAGCAAGATCAACAAAACTCAGCTGCATCATGAAATAACTAGTTCAGCTATGACTAGCTAGAGCGCCACAAGGTGCAATACATGAACAACAGACACATGAGTGAGAGCACACTATTAAGCTGAAATGGTAGAAAAACAAAACATGGATAATTTTATCTACCAGGACACCTACATAACTTAAGAAGCACAACAAAGTGAAAGACCATGATTTAGATGCACCATGCACCCCAATGCAGACCCTTAATACACTTGTGAAATACCAAAACAAGACCCCGGCCCACCAAAATAGTAACACTAAGCAACAAATTTGGGCCTTGGAAACTTTCTCTTTATATTAGAAGTTGGCAACAATAGCATAACAGAAACCTATCTGTTTAAccagaaaatatcatgaaagttATTGTTATACAAAAAAGTTGAAAGGAAATGTATTCAGCATTATTCCTAGAGCAAACAAAGTACAAAAACACAGGGTACATTCTCTTTCAAAAGCAGGCCACAACAAAAAGAAGGTACCTTTCTCTTTTAAATTAACAGTTTGCAGCTATATAGCTTAACATAAATCTAGGTGGCAACACTATAGCTTAAGAGAGACCTATCTGTTTTACCACAACATGTAAACAAAGGTTATTTGTTTTACATAGAAGTTGAGATGAAATATATTCAGCAATATTCCTAGAAGAAACGAGTACAAAATATTGTAAGCCAAAAACCACTTCTTAGTTTTCCAATATTGTGACGAAAATAAGTAGCAAACTCCAATGATGCACTTTATTTTCCTCATAGACACAGGCAGCCCGTAATAGGTATTGCACCAGCAACCTATGCAGTGTAGCCTATACCACCACTGAACAACAAGAGGAGTGGGATACATGCTCTACCACTAATATAACACTTGCAATAAAAGCACACCCTGCTTGCGtgcaagagaaaaataaaaattatacatGAACTACTTTTATGGACATTAACTTTACAGTTTTAGGGAAGAATAAGAATATTCCTTGATTATGTTAAAACACCACCCAATAAAGGGTAAGTGATGCCACAGACCAAATCTTGCTCAACAAATATATGTACTATTGTTCTTGGCACACAGGACACGTGCTTAATTTAAAAGTCCATATTTATTGCCTTTTTTTCTCAAAACAAgttattgaatttgaaatcatgGTGGATGAAAAGAGGGGATATCAGTAGTTTGAAAACTAActataaaaggcatttttgataAGACATAAGAAAACAGTATATCTTCACACCAGACGAAGGTTATTGCTATATAATTAGTATATGTTTAGAAAAGACATTCATGTATAGTATTTGAAAACTAACTATAATAGGCATTTTTAGTACAAAATAAAGTGAGAGTAGAAGGCTCTTGCTCTACATATAGTTGGAGCATAGATTTCCAGATTGGTTTGTTGCTCCCCAACATGAGTGGCAAGGCACATAAGCTCCACCTCTATTACAACATTGCACCTCAAAACACAACTTACTGATCCCCTATAGTCACTACTACTTCACCATAACTCAAAATTATCCGAGGGCAACTGCAAAGTTGTAGTACCATCAAACAGATTTAACATAACAACTTGCTGGAACACAGTTGGCAAATAGAAAACAATCTAGACATTGTACGTTCATATGAAAACAGTTTCTTGAAAGATCCAAAGTAACATTTTACTAGGCAAAATATTAGCTTCCACATCCACATGTAGTTAACAATCAATAAGTTATTAACatttttttcctatttaatGCACAACCAGAGAAAGAAAAGCACTTTTTACTCCAATTGCCCAAGCTTAAATATAGGGAATATTTAATTCACAGTATCAGGTCTTCTACTAGAATGAGAGGGTTGGTACCTTTCCTCTGGCAACAGACTGGGTCTGTAGGTTGGTACTCTCAATCACAACTGAAAGAATAAGGTGAGATCTTGAACTCTGTTCGTTCATCAAAGTCTCAGTTGTATGGCGTTGTTCAGATCCCCTTTCAATGATACTTTTAAGCTCATCATATGTTGAAATTGATACAATTGTCACATTTTCCACAGAGACCATACCCTGCATGTTCCAAAAAATTGCTAAGAACAGAAACAactgaaagagaaagaaaattttcaacaaaacgTTTTAACATAATTTTAGCAAAAAATATGAAGTCTATATTCTAAACCAATCAATGTTCACCTTTGAATCCTTTTTAATATCTAGCTTTAGGCGCTTTGCTTGCTTTGGCAGCAAAAGATCTATAAGTGTATCTTGGTATAACTCCACCATGTATCCCTGGAATTTGTATTTGACAACATCATATTAGCAAAAGCAAATTCACCAACAACATTTTGTTCATGCTTAGCAAGCTAACCATATTGAGAATCAGCAAACCAAAGCTGGTTTTACGAAAAGATTCTGTTTCAAGCTATCAATGTAATCTTGTGTAGAGTAATTACCTTAAGGGAAAATGAGAACTTATTGCTTTCCCGCTTCATAATTTTGAAGAGTTCACATATTGCACGAGGAGTGAGACCTGGATTGCAGTCAGATCCATAGATTGTATATGTCTTTCCAGAACCAGTTTGTCCGTAAGCAAAGATGCAAACATTATATCCATCAACAGCAGATTGCACCAAATACTGCATTCATAATTAGAAGGAAGATGCTAAGATGGTAGAATAACTGGTTAAAAGAACCTAAAAACTCAAATGATCGCCTTGATTCCTTGAATTATAGCATCAATCAAACTTGCCTTGGTATCCTCAAACACATCATCTTGAGTAGCTAAGCCATCAAAGACACGATCGTACATATGTTGTTTAGTTTCTTCCTTCCACAAATGTTCAACTGTGAACTCATCAACACTCAAAAGAACATTTCTTTCCTTCAAAGAAACTTCTTTCTCAGTTAGAGGTCTTAATCTGCAATAAACTCTTATCTTGCCTTTCATATCTGAAAAGTTGAAAAAGACACAATAAGAAATtcgaagtaaaaaaaaatgaaagccTTTGACAATACTGATGTCATGTCAattttataacaaataaattgATAAGGATGAACCTACCTTCTATCATGTTAAAGTAACGTTTCCTTAAAACTTGTTCTTCTTTGTATAGCGCCTCCATCTCAGCTAATTGGGCACCTTGCATCTTTAATATTGCAGCAGTTTGCTCATTCTTTCTATCAATATCCTGCAAAACAAAGGatgtaaaataaaatgaaagaaaatgattCTTCTGTCAGAAGCTTCTAGGtgtatcaaattaaatttgtgaAAACATGGTATAATTTATAGGGTTAATAACACTTTGCTCCTGTACTAGGGGGTTCACACTTTGCCCACCTCAACCAAAACAATATACACTTTAATTGGGTAAAAGCACCGCTCTGTTATTTAATTACTACCCAATTATGTTTTGGAATTATCACATATCTCCACATCTGAAATTTCTTTCTATTTCATACTATACTTATTAAAAATCATAGTAGGTTTtcaatttatatattaaaaatcaTAGTAGGTTTTCAATTTATATTTACATATCATCGATCATTATCTTTGATGCATAAATTTTGACAAAGTGCTTCCAAAATATTTGTTAATAAAGTTTTGCCAAGAACTTTTTATCAATGTCAAATTTATTGATTTCTACATAGCTCATTTGCTTTTTATTCTTTGAGGTCAAAGAATCAaagtcattttaaaattttaaaaagaaacatagctcactttctctttctttttcttcttttgaggTCAAAGAATTAAagttatttttaaattttcaaaaggaacatagctcattttcattttcttctttgagGTCAAATAATtaaagatatttttaaaatttcaaaagaaattatGGTAGATGAGGTAATCTATACTTTAATGTGAACAAAAAATAACTGTGAAAGCCACTAATTTTTAATtgaaagaaaattataaaaatgttgAAGAAATGTTGAAATTAGAGTGAAtttaaagtcttttttttttatcaaaaaatgttTTGAAATAAAGTATATTACTTTTTTACAATATATTGCAACCTATATATAATCATAAATTATCAAAGCAaagtatatatttatttgttgaGGAGTGCAAAGTAGgatttttttcttagtttaagAGGACAAAGTCTGATCATAAAATAAAGACAaaatttggaaggaaatttttttttaaacccctTTAATTAACACTGTTAACTTAACCTCTATTAGGTTGGGGAGGAGGGGAGGCAAGTGTATGTTGTGTTGGTTGAAGGGGGCAAAGCATGATTACCCCCTAGTAAACGGGGTAAAATGTTATTAACTCTATTTTATATTAGGCAGATCAAGAATACTTTCTTAGTCCAAATACAATAATGAAAACAGATACAAGGCTTAGTACCTCCTTTAATTCTCTCAGTTCCTCCAATTCCTTGAGATTATTTTGCAATGCTGTCAATTCAGCATCTTTAGTTGATAGAGCTGTCTGTGCAATTGTCAATTTCTCAGTGACCACTTCTAACTTCTTTTCAAGTTCGGACACTCTAAGCCTCAAAGCTTTGAGCTCTTGTTCAGTGTTTCTCTGTAGAGTTTCAACCTATatttcaagaaataaaaaaaaaaattgattcgTCATCAGACAAAACATTACGTCTTACAAACTTGAGGATAAACATCAGAACTATTACCTCatcaattttcttcttttcaagtCTTGAAATTCTCTCCTCCAACAAAACCTTTTCACTAAGAAGTTTCCTCTTACTCTCTTCAGCCACATGCAATTCCAAATTTCGTGCTTTTAATTCATCTTGGATCTTGTTCAAGATCTATGCATAAACAATGAAATCCATAATAATACATTTCATCAAAAACCACTAAAACTCTTCTCTTTATGTGTAGGAGGGTacatttgagaaaattaaataatatagaaTAACTCAAATACTATTTCACATTAGATCTAACTCAAAAAAGATATTATGGTAATCACCAAACAAATCATTGCCTCAAAATGTGAAGAGATTAAGTTTGCTGGTTACCTGGTTATTCGCTTCAACCAATTCCTTTCTGATATTATTCTCCAATCCTTGAGAACTTAACTTCGCAAGTTTCATCTCTATACTCCTTTTCTCCATTAATGCAGCCTATAAGTAACCAAAATCATGAGAAGGAACTAAAAATTTTAACCGATGGATCTCATTACTGAATCGATAATATTAACCTGGAGAGCCGAATCTTTTTCATCACATAACAATCTCAGCTTATCACGATCACTGACAATGTCTGCCAAATTTTGCTTCTCAGATCTTGAGATTGTTTTCAAATTCTCCAATTCTTCTTGCATTGCCAATTCTTGTTTCTTCTGTTCATGTAAATCTTCAAGCAACTATATTCAAAGACCCAAGGTCAGACTAAtatgcaaaaattataaaacattGAACTACAATAAAAAGTGAACCTATTGAAAAATCCTGCTCATACATTAAAAACTAACAGAAAAAAAGTATGTGATAGTTTCTTAAGCCATGTAGCATATAATCTATCTTCTACTATAAGACTAATTACACCGACTAATTACACCTACAGGAACAAGGGAttggagagagaaaagagaaagaagctTCCATCAATACACTGGATTTCAATTCAACAAAAACAATTTCGTAGAGACACAAAGAAGCTTCCATCAATATACTGGATTTCAATTCAACAAAGACAATTTTGTAAAAGACGCAAAGGACATTTAAGTCATGAATGCTCTAGAGGTAATCCATCAATAACCAAGCCACAGTTTGCACTCCCTGTGCTTAAAATACAATTCTCTTATCCATAATCTTTCTTACTCACTTGATTAGCTTTCTTTTGCGATTCTTCAAGAGCTCTAGACAAGTCTTGAACACGTTTTTCATTAACATCTGGAGTTGGAGGTTTCTGATTATTAGATGAAAGATCTCCATTAAGTGAACCATTCGCAGTAGACCGTGCTTTAGAGTATCGGCGTAGCATGACATCATTTATATGTGTTTGAAGAGCAACACATATTTCCTCTCCCTGCATTTCTTGCATAAGTCAGATATGGACATCATCAAATGTTTCATGAACTGCAGATTACACAGGCTAAATTATTAATAGAGCTTCTAACCTGCCTAGTCTCAAACTGAAATATATGCAAAACACCAGCAACTCTCATCTTAAAAAATACAGCAGTGTTGCTGCTTCCAAATTGCATGATATCTCTCAACTCAGCTGAATGCAAATACTCTTTTGGAACTGGACGGAAAAAGTGAACCTGAAGTAAATGAGCAATGAAGTCCATACTTTAGCATCTGTTACAGATCAACACATTAGAACCATGAAAATTTGATAATAAACAACTCACCCCACGCTTATTGATGCCAAGTATTATTTTTCCGGGTAGAAGACCAATTGGATCATCAATCTTTCGAACCGCAAAGAACACCGAATTACCATAAGGAAGTGTTCTTAAGATACGCAAATATTGTTGTCTAGCATcatcttttgtcaaattttgcTACAtaggaaagaaaaaatctttTAACAAAAAGCAAAATTTAATCGAAGAGTTAAAAGCATGTTGTCAGGATCATCAGCAGGTACACTGTAAGGGATATCATTAGTTACAAAGATTAGCATACAtaatagtaaaattttaaaaataaagaaaaaattcacaaaaactTTTCAGTCATGACAATGGCATCTTATGCTACACTCAAGTTTTGTGATCAGTCTACATCAGAATAAAAAAGTCATATATGGCCTAGACTTTGACTGGCATAACATACATCACTAATAGGACACAGCATAACATATATCACTCAATCAGTCATAGTTTTAGGACACAAACCAAGTTTTGACTGATGCTGCTACCTCCTGCAACTCTTTATCTTCACAATTTGTTTGCAACAATGAGAAAACAAAGGgcataaatcaaaaaaattccTAAACATTTTTCAATTCTTACCATTGTCCGGTAACGAGCAAGGACATCCAACTCCCAATCTCTTTTTGCTCGAGTTATTGCTATTTGTCTTGGTAAAAATCGTTCAAGAAGTGATGTCCAGTCACTGTCCAAAATCATGACATAAAACCTTATCAGCAGCTAgatattttttaatcaaacaTGTGAAGAATGTTCGTGCATGTAAACATCTGGAAAAAGAACATAAAAAGGATAATGCAAAACTAAAAAGTCCAGGAAACATATTTAGAAACAACTAGGCAGGTTGAGAACAAGAAACTGGAAGCGAAGAAACCACTTACGTGCATGATTCAGGGCTATCAAGATATCCAACCTCAACCAAAATCTGCAGTGCACACAGCTGTGCAGCATCATCCCTTCCAACAGGATAATTGCCTAATATATAATCATGTTGTAGCTGTAACAATGGAAAAGAACAGTAGTTATAAGAGTGTAAGAGATAAATTCAATTTTGAAGCAAATGAAAATATGACTAGAAATACATTGAATAAAATTACTGACTTGAACATAGGATAACTGCATGAACATAGGGTCTGTAACAGCTTCATCTGACTCACGAAATAACTTCTTCTTAAATGTCAGTTTGCAGTGCAAGATCTCTCCTTTGCTCCGATCCTTCGATGCCTTAAAGTCCGCCAATAAGTCACCAATATATTTGTTGTCATCCAAACCAATATATTCCTCTATATCCGAAGAAATTTCACATAAGTAGAAGACTACACCGATTATTATATGAAAATTTAATGGATGAAGTAGATTAAGTACCATTTCCAGGATCTGGAGATTTAGAACCAGTGACAACTTTACGGCACTCAAACAGGTTGAAGCTAGAATACGATGTCAATTTAATGATTGCAGCAAGCTCCTGATAGGACACACCAATGGTCGGAAATCTTGACCAACTAAATAGATGCATAAAACATACGTGCAGCAATAGAAGTGCAactattttcttcatttaataaaaaaataatgggTTTTCTCCGTCTTTCACTCTCTGTGcagccaaaaaataaaataaaataggaaaTGCATGTGGTCTCACAAATCAACTGTTTGAATTGATGAAAGTCATAACATCATAGGTAATGGTTTTCCAAGTTATTTAGAactgagaaaaaagaaaatgaaagccTAACCACCCAATGAAGCTTACGGCTACACTGAAAAATACCAGCAATTGAAGACTACAAAGACAAGCCAGGAAGAATAGGGATTGGATTTGATAGTTTGTGATTAACTTTGATCAAGAATAAACATGCAAAAAACCTTGCATTTGACGCATAAATCAGATAGGGGAACACAGGCAACAGAAACAGTTACAAATAGTGACAAACCAATGGCCTAAACCACATAGTTCTTTGCACATACAGATTAGACTAGAAGTTTCAATGGTACCTCAACAGCGTCAGCTACAGTTGTCCCCATGTCATATGTGATCTCTTCAAAAGTTTCATCCAGAAAAAATACTATGGTCGTTAGCTTTTTACCAGTCAAAAGAGCTTCAATCTCTTCCCGACCAGGTATTATGTGCCTAGCCCCAGCCTTAACAGAACGCTTTAATGCATTTAATGTGTTCAATGCTAGGGCTTGAACTTCAGAATCAGAAGTTACTCCATGCGCCACATTGTGGATACATTCAGACAAATATGCACCAATTTCTTTGCTGGGAGGCATGCAGGATGCGCACAAGTACATCAGCTCCCACGCTTTAATCAGACATTGCCTGTAAACAACGAAAGCAACTAAATGAACACGCTTGATAAGGTGACGAATGATTAAACGAAAGAGgtcaaaaaaggaagaaaagaaaatcaattttCCACACCCCTTTATATGCAGAAAAGCTGAGTATAAGATATATACCTGTCTGGAGTATTCCTAGTCTGCTTCGAAATTTGTGCAAAAAGTTCATCTCGAAGCTCAGAACGCTTCAAAGCCTGCTTATATAGTTTACCAACAAATTCAATTCGTTCATCTAAACTTACTGGAGTCACTCGATCTGAAGAATCAACTCCCATATACTTCAATATAATCTGGAACAACTTAGTTGCCCTACTGACCATATCACCATTTATTCTCAGCAGTGAGGTCGGAATAGGATCCTGCAAAAGGTTGCAACCATTCATCAGTAAATCTCCAAACTGCTCTATTTGTGCCTTAAAAACAGCATATCATTACCTTCTGAAAGCAGAGCATGTCCTCAAATGTGAACTTTTCTCGAACTTGAGACCCCGCTGATCTTTTAGAAAAGAAACTTCGCTTTCCAGCAGACTGAATCTGCTTGTTCATTGCTCTCAAAAACACTTCGACCTGACCAAGTAAAATAAAGTAAAGAAGTCAAAAGTTAAGTATAAATAAATCACCAGTCACATATGATGAGAGAGTGATATATCATATCAATCGTTTCATGCACAATGACTAAAGGGGAAGATAAATTCTCACTTGGAATTTGTCAATCAAGGGTATAGCAGCAGACAGTTCAGGTGGAAGAGCTGCAGACAGAGCTGTTGGGGTACTGTGGAAACCAAGAAACACAAGATTAGTCCTAGTCACCTATTATCTTCAGCAAGCACACTAGTGCTAAGCTGAAAGATACCAGAATCAGTACAAATATCCACGTCTTGACCATGTTAATTGAAGAGGCACGTGCCAGCATAGTTGTTCGAAAGCATAAATTGACAAGAAGAAGCAAAACTGGGAAGGGAGAAAGAGATGGAAAGAAGAGAAGCTAGAAACATACGGTGGTGCAAAATTAGAACCATCACTGTCATACTCATCCCCATTGGAGGCACCAAAGGAGTGGTGAGAAGGGGTTTCAAATCCATTGCTGGAGCCAAATGAAGACCGGCTCGATCTCATGCTTTGGGACATCACTGGTTGCATATCAGAAGTCATGACATTCTAGAACCTCAAAAACCAAATTTTGGCATTAATAGCATTCTACCCCAATCAAATAGCTATTCCCAAACATCCCCCTTTttactttcttccttctttttgaACAGTTGCTGCTTAATTTTGatctttctattttctttttgcCCTTTCAGAATTCAACTCTTGTTTGTCTTCAAAACAGTTCCATTACCTGGAAAAAATTGCCAAAGCTCATTTCAATTCAGAATTTAGAAAAAAGACGGAAAAGGGATTTAATGTAGTGTAGGAAGAAGTTAATATGCACCAATTTTAGATCGGAAAGATTAGGAAAAAGGCAGCAATTTCAGACCAGTTACATGAGTAAAAACCATTgcaaattattccaaataagtACCCTGCAATGCATATCGTCAACATCAAATCCAAACTCCAAAGTAAGTTGCAGAACTCTTAAGCACTGATAACTTCATATCAAAAAACGAAAGGATATAAGTAGAGTAAGAAACAGCAAATCAGAGCTTCAAAAAAGAACAAAACGGAAGCAAAGCAAATCCCTATAGTGAAGAAAGCAATGGCATCAATTTGGGAAAACTTTTGAACCCAGAAAGAATCAATTCTCGATAACATCGAACTCCAGAGATCCAAACTGAACCAGGGAACAGAATTACCAGAAGGAAACTAATGGGACTAAAAATCACAGTAGCATTGAACCCAGAAACATTCACCTTGGAAATTAGTAGCTTATAACATTGGGATGCTAAAATGGGCAGATCAAAAAAACCATGATTCAGTCAGAAAACATTAGACAATTTAAAATTCCAAGCtacatattaaaaaaatatgggATTGAgtgccataaaaaaaaaaaaagaaatataggAGTAGTAAGTACTTAGTATCAGGGAGAAGCTGATGAGACGGTTAGATTGATGGAAATCTTAGGAGGGAGAAAATGTAGGTTTTGATGATGTTTGATTTTGGTACAACCTTAAGtaaaccaaaaaggaaaaaatagggatctttcttcttcttcttcttcttcgtctcTCTGCTTAGTATTGTACCAGccggagagagagagggagagagagagagagaagagtgGAGTGAAGGAGGGAGAAAGAAGATGTGAAGGTCACGAGAACTTTTTTAAATAATATCAAGCACTTTTTGGGAATACCCCAAAATATATATCAAAACTGTACTATTGCTCCTTTGTACTTATTCTAAATTATTTctttatagttttttttttcctattggGAGAGAGGgaggggggaggggggagggggTTGGACTTTAGAGTGGACAATAAGGATGAGCTTTGTTTTGTTTGCTTGTACTCGCACACTAGTAAATTTTTTCAGAATCTAGTGAGTAGTATTCAACTTTTTGGGAATGAATGGGAATTTTGTATTTGACTAGAGAAAATTCATTTCCAAATCTAATGTGCAGttggaaattattattcaaCTTGTATTCATCACCACTATTATGGGCTATTTGTAATCAATAAAGATCAATATCTAAAGAATAAATTGGagattatcattttcattttgaaaataaaaaatcacaatatatgatgaaggaagaaattgagaaagAGTTTGAATTGTGAATCTAGAGATTAATTAATAGATAGAAGTGTAAAAATGGAATTTTAGTCTCCAAGTTTTTCTTGATCATTCATTCCAtcctttcaactttttttttttttttgttggggtgTGTGtttggggggagggggggggggagaggccatttttccttatttcactaaacaaacaaaaaaaaaacttgtatgTACCAGACGGGATCCTCAGTGCCACTTTTCCAGTGATAATTCAGTGCCACTTTTATATTTATGTCAAGTGTCctgtttatttaatttgttatgtgctatttatttaaatttcttctatCATCACGTGATAAGTGGGATTGACACTGAATTTGACACCGAGTAGTGGCATAGAAGATCCCAACTGTGTCTGTACTTTCACGCCATGACCATTTTCATTGCATGTGATACTAGACTGTTGTGTTTTTATCCTCAAACTTCTTGTGTCACTTCATGAGGAAAAATAGGTAGAATTCAGGGaccaacttttttctttttatcatgCTCCATTATgtcaaaacaaagaagaaaagggTTGTCTCTACTGATactataaaatccaataaactACTAGTAGTAGTATTAGTTAAGAAACTTTAAAGCTAACTGTGGATTGAATCTGTTAACAAGAGATATTTGCATCTATCTTCATGATTAGAGCATAAACAGTGAAGCCAATCCGTGTTCAAAGGCTAATAGAAGCTTCATTTGCCATGGCCACACATCATCACATGGACTCATTATTGATTGAGAGACGTCGAACATAAAAACCATTTTCCAGTCTTTAATGCAGCTTGCTTCAAATATACGTCTCtcaggagagaaaagaaaagaaaagaaaagaaaatatcaaatttcaatttcttcaaggTAGCTCATTGCGCGGgaatttaattcttgaaaaattttgtCTCAAGGACCTACTAGAGTGAGTATATAGATATATTTCATATGTTTGAATAGTGAGACACATCAGATAACTGATTATAACCCCCAAGTATATCAACATGGTATGATATTGTAGTTATTGGTGTCTTTATTCTTTCCAATTTTTACCTTAAAAGTACTATCTGTCAGCAGGAGAACCGATGAAAGCTGAAAGTAGTACAATATAACGTACCCTACCCTTTTCTGTGGTTAATTTCAGGGTC
This sequence is a window from Coffea eugenioides isolate CCC68of chromosome 7, Ceug_1.0, whole genome shotgun sequence. Protein-coding genes within it:
- the LOC113778579 gene encoding kinesin-like protein KIN-14E, with translation MTSDMQPVMSQSMRSSRSSFGSSNGFETPSHHSFGASNGDEYDSDGSNFAPPTPTALSAALPPELSAAIPLIDKFQVEVFLRAMNKQIQSAGKRSFFSKRSAGSQVREKFTFEDMLCFQKDPIPTSLLRINGDMVSRATKLFQIILKYMGVDSSDRVTPVSLDERIEFVGKLYKQALKRSELRDELFAQISKQTRNTPDRQCLIKAWELMYLCASCMPPSKEIGAYLSECIHNVAHGVTSDSEVQALALNTLNALKRSVKAGARHIIPGREEIEALLTGKKLTTIVFFLDETFEEITYDMGTTVADAVEELAAIIKLTSYSSFNLFECRKVVTGSKSPDPGNEEYIGLDDNKYIGDLLADFKASKDRSKGEILHCKLTFKKKLFRESDEAVTDPMFMQLSYVQLQHDYILGNYPVGRDDAAQLCALQILVEVGYLDSPESCTDWTSLLERFLPRQIAITRAKRDWELDVLARYRTMQNLTKDDARQQYLRILRTLPYGNSVFFAVRKIDDPIGLLPGKIILGINKRGVHFFRPVPKEYLHSAELRDIMQFGSSNTAVFFKMRVAGVLHIFQFETRQGEEICVALQTHINDVMLRRYSKARSTANGSLNGDLSSNNQKPPTPDVNEKRVQDLSRALEESQKKANQLLEDLHEQKKQELAMQEELENLKTISRSEKQNLADIVSDRDKLRLLCDEKDSALQAALMEKRSIEMKLAKLSSQGLENNIRKELVEANNQILNKIQDELKARNLELHVAEESKRKLLSEKVLLEERISRLEKKKIDEVETLQRNTEQELKALRLRVSELEKKLEVVTEKLTIAQTALSTKDAELTALQNNLKELEELRELKEDIDRKNEQTAAILKMQGAQLAEMEALYKEEQVLRKRYFNMIEDMKGKIRVYCRLRPLTEKEVSLKERNVLLSVDEFTVEHLWKEETKQHMYDRVFDGLATQDDVFEDTKYLVQSAVDGYNVCIFAYGQTGSGKTYTIYGSDCNPGLTPRAICELFKIMKRESNKFSFSLKGYMVELYQDTLIDLLLPKQAKRLKLDIKKDSKGMVSVENVTIVSISTYDELKSIIERGSEQRHTTETLMNEQSSRSHLILSVVIESTNLQTQSVARGKLSFVDLAGSERVKKSGSSGSQLKEAQSINKSLSALGDVISALSSGGQHIPYRNHKLTMLMSDSLGGNAKTLMFVNISPAESNLDETYNSLVYASRVRSIINDPSKNVSSKEVARLKKLVAYWKEQAGRKGEDEDLEEIQEERFTKERPDGRHSM